Proteins from a genomic interval of Candidatus Babela massiliensis:
- a CDS encoding ERF family protein produces the protein MELKEILESGIKQILESILDIKKYIISLYNKTQASSTPNRSENLNELFTALAKAQGEMKIANELCENPYFKSKYANLAEIVKASRPALSKNGLSVIQQILSDDEGRMLLCTILSHASGQWIESRVRIIPPKNDVQSIGSYMTYLKRYSYASIVGVVTSDEDDDGERAVADMRNSYLKNLKQNP, from the coding sequence ATGGAGTTAAAAGAAATATTAGAATCCGGCATAAAGCAGATTTTGGAATCAATTTTAGATATCAAAAAATATATTATATCACTATACAATAAAACGCAAGCGAGTTCTACTCCTAATAGAAGTGAAAACTTAAATGAACTGTTTACAGCGCTTGCTAAAGCTCAAGGGGAAATGAAGATAGCCAATGAATTATGTGAAAATCCTTATTTTAAATCTAAATATGCCAATTTAGCAGAAATCGTTAAGGCATCAAGACCAGCTTTGAGTAAAAACGGTTTATCAGTTATACAGCAGATATTAAGCGATGATGAAGGCCGAATGCTCTTATGTACTATTTTATCGCATGCCTCTGGTCAATGGATAGAAAGTAGAGTGAGAATTATACCTCCTAAAAATGATGTTCAATCTATTGGATCTTATATGACTTACTTAAAGCGTTATTCTTATGCATCAATTGTAGGAGTAGTAACCTCAGATGAGGATGATGACGGCGAAAGAGCTGTTGCTGATATGAGAAATTCTTATTTAAAGAATTTAAAGCAAAATCCTTAG
- a CDS encoding D-arabinono-1,4-lactone oxidase, whose translation MHIKKILALLCVFNCFYILTQDDWSVWGDNPVLYPKDVFYPNNLEEVISIIKKANLDNHKVKAIGSCHSWSNLINTNGYIINTDKLDKILYVDRDNKKVKVECGIKLKDLFSFLAQENLSLPNQGFIAEQSIVGAISTGTHGTGHTGVLSDFISEFEVIDSQGNFYKVTKDTNSDWIPFLRIGLGALSFIYSVTIECDNLFILNHKRVLSTWQEAMDNYKSNYQNNDYYMFMAHPTSDMVLNFFWNKTDSVTKRRFIYDIPENIVTNAFLSRAAVRSLKYAPQVGSRLIELWLFGMQKDSHNQYSYLSLSPLKDPISVEYYIEVEFGVHIDDFKIAIDKFKELYNSYENQGYNLTALLTCRFSPGFDKSFLSMSYKRDTAYITINIINYFDKYLEFFNKLEQMLEPYLPRPHWGKFHLLNKEKICNLYGQETFDRFNDIRDKLDPNRMFSNDFIERCFG comes from the coding sequence ATGCATATTAAAAAAATTCTGGCTTTATTGTGTGTTTTTAATTGTTTTTACATTTTAACTCAAGATGATTGGTCTGTTTGGGGAGATAATCCTGTTCTTTATCCAAAAGATGTATTTTATCCTAATAATCTTGAAGAAGTTATATCTATAATTAAAAAAGCAAACCTTGATAATCATAAAGTTAAAGCAATAGGATCATGTCATTCATGGAGTAACTTAATTAATACTAATGGATATATTATAAATACTGATAAGTTAGATAAGATATTATATGTAGACAGAGATAATAAAAAAGTGAAGGTGGAATGTGGTATTAAATTAAAAGATCTTTTTAGTTTTTTAGCACAAGAAAATCTATCTTTACCTAATCAAGGATTTATTGCCGAACAAAGTATAGTTGGTGCTATTTCTACTGGTACTCATGGAACTGGTCATACAGGAGTACTTTCTGATTTTATTTCTGAATTTGAAGTTATTGATTCTCAAGGCAATTTTTATAAAGTAACTAAAGATACTAACTCAGATTGGATACCTTTTTTACGTATAGGTCTAGGTGCTCTTAGTTTTATATATTCAGTAACTATTGAATGTGATAATTTGTTTATATTAAATCATAAGAGAGTTTTATCAACTTGGCAGGAGGCTATGGATAATTATAAATCTAATTATCAAAATAATGATTATTATATGTTTATGGCTCATCCTACCTCAGATATGGTTTTGAACTTTTTTTGGAATAAAACAGATAGTGTTACAAAAAGGCGATTTATTTATGATATTCCGGAAAATATAGTGACTAATGCTTTTTTATCAAGAGCTGCAGTAAGATCTTTAAAGTATGCCCCTCAAGTTGGAAGTAGGCTTATAGAGCTATGGTTATTTGGTATGCAGAAAGATTCTCATAATCAGTATAGCTATTTAAGTTTATCGCCTTTAAAGGATCCTATTTCTGTTGAATATTATATTGAAGTTGAATTTGGTGTACATATTGATGATTTTAAAATTGCAATAGATAAATTCAAAGAACTTTATAACTCTTATGAAAATCAAGGTTATAATTTAACTGCTTTATTAACCTGCAGATTTAGTCCAGGTTTTGATAAATCGTTTTTGAGCATGTCTTATAAAAGAGATACTGCTTATATAACTATCAATATAATTAATTATTTTGATAAATACTTGGAATTTTTTAATAAACTTGAGCAGATGCTAGAACCTTATTTACCAAGACCGCATTGGGGCAAATTTCATCTATTAAACAAAGAAAAAATATGTAATTTATATGGCCAAGAAACTTTTGATCGATTTAATGATATTAGAGATAAATTGGATCCTAATAGAATGTTTTCTAATGATTTTATAGAACGTTGCTTTGGTTAG
- the rplI gene encoding 50S ribosomal protein L9, with amino-acid sequence MKVFLLKDIEKVGMAGEIVKVSEGFARNYLIAAKLAVEVTDKNVKAFSNRLKVIEKRQEVIESKSSMLAEKVKNTEIIVKRKTHDDGKLYGSISASELVDLLALKGINVSKNQVELDKAIKSKGNYDVTVKLSSKLKPAFKLKVVEEK; translated from the coding sequence ATGAAAGTATTTTTACTTAAAGATATAGAAAAAGTTGGAATGGCTGGAGAAATAGTAAAAGTTTCAGAAGGTTTTGCTCGTAATTATTTAATTGCTGCTAAATTAGCGGTTGAAGTTACTGATAAGAATGTCAAAGCTTTTTCAAATAGACTTAAGGTAATTGAAAAAAGACAAGAAGTTATTGAATCTAAGAGTTCTATGCTTGCGGAAAAGGTAAAAAACACAGAGATTATAGTTAAGCGTAAGACTCATGATGATGGTAAGTTATATGGATCTATAAGTGCAAGCGAATTGGTAGATCTATTAGCTCTTAAAGGTATTAATGTATCTAAAAATCAAGTTGAGCTTGATAAGGCTATAAAATCTAAAGGTAACTATGATGTAACTGTAAAGTTATCATCAAAACTAAAGCCTGCATTTAAGTTAAAAGTTGTTGAAGAAAAATAA
- a CDS encoding ankyrin repeat domain-containing protein produces MKKITILLLIFLIINKNLVISMIESHSTTEYSLLQKIRDIRYSFKLRQVLQENYSQKNIIKIVKLLEKGANPNILLSSPYKQPAIIKIITNPDFHSLISIFLSKGTNINIKYGFEEVTPLICATNNNDESLVKLLIDNHADINAKDREGQTALMKACQEGYSKLVIDLISYGAEINIQDQDGYTALNHATCEGHKDIVEILIANKADLNLSLTFLNTGYTPLIQAIMNDKIDIAKLLIEAGSDVNQVSEKNWTALMYASYYGCIDIVRLLLDKNANTTIENYWGHTAKNIALQQSETCYDNSELKSKFDTIIKLIDSKKST; encoded by the coding sequence ATGAAAAAAATAACTATATTACTACTAATATTTTTAATAATTAATAAAAATTTAGTTATATCTATGATTGAAAGCCACTCAACGACAGAATATAGTCTATTGCAGAAAATAAGAGATATAAGATATTCATTTAAATTAAGACAAGTACTACAAGAAAACTATAGTCAAAAAAATATAATAAAAATAGTTAAATTACTTGAAAAAGGCGCCAATCCTAATATACTTCTTAGTAGTCCGTACAAGCAGCCTGCAATAATAAAAATAATAACAAATCCTGATTTTCATTCATTAATATCTATCTTTTTAAGTAAAGGAACAAATATTAATATTAAATATGGTTTTGAAGAAGTTACTCCATTAATATGCGCAACTAATAATAATGATGAAAGTCTAGTAAAATTGCTTATTGATAATCATGCGGATATAAACGCCAAAGATCGCGAGGGACAAACAGCATTAATGAAAGCCTGTCAAGAAGGATATAGCAAATTGGTTATTGACTTAATAAGTTATGGAGCAGAGATTAATATACAAGATCAAGATGGTTATACAGCCTTAAATCATGCTACTTGCGAAGGCCACAAAGACATAGTAGAGATACTTATTGCAAACAAAGCAGATTTAAATCTTTCACTCACCTTTTTAAATACTGGCTATACACCATTAATACAAGCAATCATGAATGATAAAATAGACATTGCAAAATTATTAATAGAAGCAGGGAGTGATGTTAATCAAGTAAGTGAAAAAAATTGGACTGCATTAATGTATGCATCATACTATGGATGTATAGATATAGTCAGATTACTTCTTGATAAAAATGCCAATACTACTATAGAAAACTACTGGGGTCATACCGCAAAAAATATAGCTCTTCAACAAAGCGAGACATGCTATGATAATTCAGAATTAAAATCTAAATTTGATACAATAATAAAACTGATTGATAGTAAAAAATCAACATAG
- a CDS encoding ankyrin repeat domain-containing protein, with the protein MSKIIKFISLILSCFASFNIICMESLESGILTIDKELLISTFIQEGVRRSWSNIFDFYNEKNDKEFDRFICMLRRTCKNFNEVFKNLYDDPYNIELIEKYKEEQFQALFNLLKNESEKEHKSACDDELNEKSLTVQLEGILKSYLLAKEDLIKCIKLIMAGADVNIKSPIYKDTLLFRCCGHRDNTSLVKILILLGAHVNLSRSAGVTALMRASQNGAVGIVKLLINAGADINAYNMASKNALMHACDLSALDTDAVAKLLIDEGIDLYHRDNFGRFARDIAVTNRRMIIVNLIDNALREINKKDVI; encoded by the coding sequence ATGTCAAAAATAATAAAATTTATAAGTTTAATATTATCATGCTTTGCATCTTTTAATATAATATGCATGGAAAGTTTAGAATCAGGAATTTTAACTATTGATAAAGAGTTGTTAATATCAACTTTTATTCAAGAAGGTGTTAGAAGAAGTTGGAGTAATATTTTTGATTTTTATAATGAAAAAAATGACAAAGAATTTGATAGATTCATTTGTATGCTCCGTAGAACTTGTAAAAATTTTAATGAAGTGTTTAAAAATTTATATGACGATCCTTATAATATTGAACTTATAGAGAAATATAAAGAAGAGCAATTTCAAGCTTTATTTAATCTATTGAAAAATGAATCTGAAAAGGAACATAAAAGTGCTTGTGATGATGAGCTTAATGAAAAGAGCTTGACTGTTCAATTAGAAGGAATTTTAAAATCTTATCTATTAGCCAAAGAGGACTTAATAAAATGTATTAAATTAATTATGGCCGGCGCAGATGTTAATATTAAAAGCCCTATTTATAAAGATACTTTACTGTTTAGGTGTTGCGGACACAGGGATAATACTTCTTTAGTAAAAATACTTATATTATTAGGTGCACATGTTAATTTAAGTAGAAGCGCTGGAGTTACTGCTTTAATGAGAGCGTCTCAAAATGGAGCTGTTGGTATTGTTAAGTTATTAATTAATGCGGGTGCTGATATTAATGCTTACAATATGGCATCCAAAAATGCTTTGATGCATGCTTGTGACTTAAGTGCATTAGATACTGATGCCGTTGCTAAGTTATTGATTGATGAAGGAATTGATCTTTATCATAGAGATAACTTTGGTAGATTTGCCAGAGATATAGCTGTTACAAATCGTCGTATGATCATAGTTAATTTAATAGATAATGCATTAAGAGAGATCAATAAAAAAGATGTTATTTAA
- a CDS encoding molecular chaperone DnaJ, protein MKYSKIKHILYLIMFIINTIFYIPVKAVDSSPALSDEDLKALNLSEEDAKELEQFLSAINNLPPEEQEFLTQLGKEMEKMMVEEGLDPSNPDDIFNWIDKQNEETNGNANNEKPAKIEAPIVQKPEIKPIENTKDIIQMIQDTIKYLSSFRQKVSMSQYMSNSIERLSQELNELTYLLHISLDPEISRHLLEPDFSNLYKNLENIYKILLKNEPNIETNEVSLDDLENPYEALELPINATLEEIDTTYNNLKSNYQPEILRESLKQEGLTEKEIEKRIKQARLSFSFIQNAYDTLKDPKEKALIDRTIKDQIAIQQNLEQASIDAFNNIKLELSNSIFNILSDIKKLLEKHKPEELAKVKAYEEQQKKILVESKKPIRVTPSARDQFKYPKDEEYQEFYRHLAQENQKKYQARPFTPQHRPEPQKNDFTIPKLDQKSDSDKKPSGGKAPEKKGGVSDKKDQNKKPTEKVGEKSDNKEKKSNSDESKKIESIINIKELGKLLSNAKEEIEIEKPKQPGQEDQEPKKEKLKLKDINQGLSNYLKTSPISPTVNKSIGDKQKEPIKNLKTYLDQIKIKDIWQALKKIKVEPGKKVTDADEVKELKAALKNSETIKDINNNLYNVLNLEKNKQVNAEKAKYHGLNISESVIKDPQKDTNVNSKIKKKYSYLQDLNLAEYRKYVKDINQFINNISQAIS, encoded by the coding sequence ATGAAATATTCAAAAATCAAACATATTTTATACCTTATAATGTTCATCATAAATACCATTTTTTATATCCCTGTTAAAGCCGTTGATAGTTCTCCTGCTTTAAGTGATGAAGATTTAAAAGCTCTCAATTTAAGCGAAGAAGACGCAAAAGAACTAGAACAGTTTCTTTCAGCAATAAACAATTTACCACCCGAAGAACAAGAGTTTTTAACACAACTTGGAAAAGAGATGGAAAAGATGATGGTCGAAGAAGGACTTGATCCTTCTAATCCTGATGATATTTTTAATTGGATAGATAAACAGAATGAGGAGACTAATGGAAATGCTAATAACGAAAAACCAGCAAAAATAGAAGCTCCTATTGTACAAAAACCAGAAATTAAGCCTATTGAAAATACCAAAGACATAATTCAAATGATTCAAGATACAATAAAGTATTTATCAAGCTTTAGACAAAAAGTTAGTATGAGTCAATATATGAGCAACTCTATTGAAAGATTAAGTCAAGAATTAAATGAATTGACCTATCTTTTACATATATCACTTGATCCTGAGATATCAAGACATTTGTTAGAGCCAGACTTTAGTAATTTATATAAGAATCTTGAAAATATTTACAAGATTTTACTAAAAAATGAACCTAATATAGAAACTAATGAAGTAAGTCTTGATGATTTGGAAAACCCTTATGAAGCTTTAGAATTACCAATTAATGCTACATTAGAAGAAATAGACACAACTTACAATAATTTAAAATCTAACTATCAACCAGAAATATTAAGAGAAAGTCTAAAACAAGAAGGACTAACTGAAAAAGAAATAGAAAAAAGGATCAAACAAGCTCGTTTAAGTTTTAGTTTTATTCAAAATGCATATGATACTTTAAAAGATCCAAAAGAAAAAGCTCTAATAGATCGAACTATAAAAGATCAAATAGCAATTCAACAAAATTTGGAACAAGCTTCAATAGACGCCTTTAATAATATAAAATTAGAGCTATCAAACTCTATATTTAATATTTTATCAGATATTAAAAAACTATTAGAAAAACATAAACCAGAAGAGCTTGCAAAAGTAAAAGCATATGAAGAACAACAAAAGAAAATCTTAGTAGAATCTAAAAAACCAATACGAGTAACTCCATCAGCAAGAGATCAGTTTAAATATCCAAAAGACGAAGAATATCAAGAATTTTATCGTCATTTAGCTCAAGAAAATCAAAAAAAATACCAAGCAAGACCGTTTACTCCTCAACATAGACCAGAGCCTCAAAAAAATGATTTTACTATTCCAAAACTAGATCAAAAATCGGATTCTGATAAAAAACCAAGCGGTGGAAAAGCTCCTGAGAAAAAAGGTGGAGTTTCTGATAAAAAAGATCAGAATAAAAAACCTACTGAAAAAGTCGGAGAAAAATCTGACAATAAAGAAAAAAAATCAAATTCAGATGAATCTAAGAAAATAGAAAGCATAATAAACATAAAAGAATTAGGCAAGTTGCTATCAAATGCAAAAGAAGAAATAGAAATCGAAAAGCCAAAACAACCAGGTCAAGAAGATCAAGAACCAAAAAAAGAAAAATTGAAATTAAAAGATATTAACCAAGGCTTAAGTAACTATCTTAAAACAAGCCCTATATCGCCAACTGTTAATAAATCTATAGGTGATAAACAAAAAGAACCTATTAAAAACTTAAAAACATATTTAGATCAAATTAAGATAAAAGATATTTGGCAAGCTTTGAAAAAAATCAAAGTCGAACCTGGCAAAAAAGTAACAGATGCAGATGAAGTAAAAGAGTTGAAAGCAGCCTTAAAAAACAGCGAAACTATCAAAGATATAAATAATAATTTGTATAATGTACTTAATCTTGAAAAAAATAAACAAGTAAATGCAGAAAAAGCTAAATATCATGGTCTTAATATATCCGAATCTGTAATCAAAGATCCTCAAAAAGATACTAATGTAAATAGTAAAATTAAAAAGAAATATAGCTATTTACAAGATCTTAATCTAGCAGAATATAGAAAATACGTAAAAGATATAAATCAATTTATTAATAATATTTCTCAAGCAATATCTTAA
- a CDS encoding ankyrin repeat domain-containing protein — MIKILILFLSMTTILICNSKILSMEQAPKNYIEYMPNEIKLRILKKVIIPYIKSCNNIFQIIEYTTVSLKNLHLVNHDFKLFIKDIVKKTKKRLKKYYKNENLNLNEANKVLNKIEKDDNYSKEIETQLVTMILLGNDNLLKDILFLISKKINLVNFVKLIICYSKNINVQDLNGFTPLMYACQNGNIELANELIKRKTEINIKNKDEEIALFIAIENNNLELVKLLLDNESIVNTQTASLKYTPLMKAVEKGNEEIVKLLLTYQANVNEQNIHGKTALIIAVEKNNINLVKLLLDNKANPDIYSHTLNCNALNYASKHGYEEIVRLLLQYNSVIDTQDTSLSYTPLMYAARNNYPNILAMLLEHKANVNLINRFGKTAKDIALSNKHNKIVQLIDNYIKKQTEPSAPEFN; from the coding sequence ATGATAAAAATATTGATATTATTTTTAAGTATGACAACAATTTTGATATGCAATAGCAAAATACTTTCTATGGAGCAAGCTCCAAAAAATTATATAGAATATATGCCTAATGAAATAAAGCTAAGAATATTAAAAAAAGTTATAATACCTTACATCAAAAGTTGTAACAATATTTTTCAAATTATCGAATATACCACTGTTTCTCTTAAGAATTTACACTTAGTAAATCATGACTTTAAACTATTTATAAAAGATATAGTTAAAAAAACTAAAAAACGTTTAAAGAAATATTATAAAAACGAAAACTTAAACTTAAATGAAGCAAATAAAGTATTAAATAAAATAGAAAAAGATGACAATTATTCAAAGGAAATAGAAACCCAATTAGTAACTATGATACTACTGGGAAACGATAATCTGCTCAAAGATATACTATTTTTGATTAGCAAAAAAATTAATTTAGTCAATTTTGTCAAGCTTATAATATGCTATTCAAAAAACATAAATGTACAAGATTTAAATGGCTTTACACCTTTAATGTATGCTTGTCAAAATGGAAATATTGAATTAGCAAATGAACTTATTAAGCGTAAAACAGAAATTAATATAAAAAATAAAGATGAAGAAATAGCTTTATTCATAGCAATTGAAAATAACAATTTAGAACTAGTTAAATTACTTCTTGATAATGAATCAATAGTTAACACACAAACTGCTTCTCTTAAATATACACCACTAATGAAAGCAGTCGAAAAAGGCAATGAAGAAATTGTAAAATTGCTTCTTACTTATCAAGCAAATGTAAATGAACAAAATATTCATGGCAAAACTGCTTTAATAATTGCAGTAGAAAAAAATAATATAAATCTAGTCAAGTTGCTTCTTGATAATAAAGCTAATCCCGATATTTATTCTCATACTTTAAATTGTAATGCTCTGAACTATGCATCCAAACATGGTTATGAAGAAATTGTAAGATTGCTACTTCAATATAATTCAGTAATAGATACTCAAGATACTTCATTAAGCTATACTCCGCTCATGTATGCTGCAAGGAACAATTATCCTAATATCTTAGCAATGCTTCTTGAACATAAAGCAAATGTTAATTTAATTAATCGTTTTGGAAAAACTGCTAAAGATATTGCTTTATCCAATAAACATAATAAGATAGTTCAATTAATTGATAATTATATAAAAAAACAAACAGAACCTTCAGCTCCGGAATTTAATTAA
- the ileS gene encoding isoleucine--tRNA ligase: MAEKNTSQAAQNSSNDQSKKYSQTLNLPKTDFPIRANNAITDIELIKRWEEEDLFSISFNHNKGKKKFVLHDGPPYANGNIHLGGAYNKVLKDITCKIRRMSGYHVPVTPGWDCHGLPIEQKVTKENPGLDKVELKKACRAYATHWIDIQRNSFKSLGVLMDWARPYITMSFKYESTIVRALKILVQEDLIERKNKTVPWCPQCQTVLASAEIEYHNRKDPSIYVLFNIDEVDSRKLFGIDQKINLVIWTTTPWTLPLNRAVIAHPDAEYVLLEVNNQFLVVGAKVKDKLLSTLGVNAKEIKTFNSGFFKGLKVNHPFIDIKVPVIFDDSVGLDEGTAFVHCAPGCGPIDYEIGVKNNLEIYSPISPDGRYTTDIELKDLVNMPVQDGQIWVIKKLQELNKLLYKTTINHSYPHCWRCRGGLIFRATPQWFFDLNKENIKDKALKAIQKINFIPENGRNFLKATVENRWEWCISRQRTWGVCIPALICKHCSYGFLDVSVMEKVEKGIEKEGIEYWDKVTVEQLTENKIVCPNCKHQDFEKEKDILDVWFDSGVSHYAVLYDNPELSFPADLYLEGVDQHRGWFQSSLLTSLVVEKEPAMKNIMTHGFIVDSKGQKMSKSLGNVVLPEDIIKKIGTDGLRLWVASIGPDSDPIVSDVLLQNVSEVYRKVRNTCRFLLSNLYDFDIEKDAVAIDKLMPIDHYAMEELERFNTKMIQNYFEYNFTGVFHGLAQYFPVELSAFYLDIVKDRLYVEKFDSFERRSAQTVLWYILDTVTKLMAPIMSFTAELISDHYQYNKEQSIHLQSFVDPVKLHKLVYPDSAVVADKELFSDLNNDIQEHFKCNTENAIKWSELKDIRSLILKAIEIQREKGLIKHSLEAKVTLFIDLDHYKEVKELFEDIENRGFCLSQFLREFLIVSQVELLSKSLDKVLENGLNIKVEQANGVKCPRCWQWNCDNNPENLCNRCYLVLNR; this comes from the coding sequence ATGGCGGAGAAAAATACGTCACAAGCAGCTCAGAATTCTAGTAATGATCAATCTAAAAAATACAGTCAAACTTTAAATTTACCTAAAACAGATTTTCCTATTCGTGCAAATAATGCAATAACTGATATAGAACTGATTAAAAGATGGGAAGAAGAAGATTTATTTAGTATATCTTTTAATCATAATAAAGGTAAAAAAAAGTTTGTTTTACATGACGGTCCTCCTTATGCAAATGGCAATATTCATCTTGGTGGAGCTTATAATAAAGTTTTAAAAGATATAACATGTAAAATTAGACGTATGTCTGGATATCATGTACCGGTGACACCTGGCTGGGATTGCCATGGGCTACCTATAGAACAAAAAGTGACTAAAGAGAACCCGGGACTTGATAAAGTTGAATTGAAAAAAGCGTGTAGAGCTTATGCAACTCATTGGATCGATATCCAAAGAAATTCTTTTAAATCATTAGGTGTGCTTATGGATTGGGCACGACCTTATATTACCATGTCCTTTAAATATGAATCAACTATTGTAAGAGCTCTTAAGATTCTTGTTCAAGAAGATTTAATAGAACGCAAAAATAAAACAGTACCTTGGTGTCCTCAATGTCAAACAGTTTTAGCATCAGCAGAAATCGAATATCATAATAGAAAAGATCCATCTATTTATGTTCTTTTTAATATCGATGAAGTTGATTCAAGAAAATTATTTGGTATAGATCAAAAAATTAATTTAGTAATCTGGACAACTACTCCTTGGACTCTGCCTCTTAATAGAGCTGTAATTGCTCATCCTGATGCTGAATATGTATTACTTGAAGTTAATAATCAATTTTTAGTAGTTGGTGCAAAAGTTAAAGATAAGTTATTAAGTACTTTAGGGGTGAATGCTAAAGAAATTAAAACTTTTAATTCTGGATTTTTTAAAGGATTAAAAGTTAATCATCCTTTTATAGATATTAAAGTTCCTGTTATCTTTGATGATTCTGTGGGTCTTGATGAAGGAACTGCGTTTGTTCATTGTGCTCCTGGATGTGGTCCTATTGATTATGAAATCGGAGTTAAAAATAATTTAGAGATATATTCACCAATATCTCCAGATGGACGATATACAACTGATATTGAGCTTAAAGATTTAGTTAATATGCCTGTTCAAGATGGTCAGATTTGGGTTATAAAAAAGTTACAAGAGCTTAATAAGTTACTATATAAAACAACTATTAATCATAGCTACCCGCACTGTTGGCGTTGTAGAGGCGGATTAATATTTAGAGCTACACCTCAATGGTTCTTTGATTTAAATAAAGAGAACATCAAAGATAAAGCGTTAAAAGCTATACAAAAGATTAATTTTATACCTGAAAATGGACGTAATTTTTTAAAAGCTACTGTTGAAAATAGATGGGAATGGTGTATATCAAGACAAAGAACTTGGGGAGTCTGTATACCTGCTTTAATATGTAAACATTGTTCTTATGGATTTTTAGACGTAAGTGTAATGGAAAAAGTAGAAAAGGGTATAGAGAAAGAGGGAATAGAATATTGGGATAAAGTAACCGTTGAGCAATTAACAGAAAATAAAATCGTATGTCCTAATTGTAAACATCAAGACTTTGAAAAAGAAAAAGATATTTTAGATGTATGGTTTGACTCTGGAGTGAGTCATTATGCAGTGCTTTATGATAATCCTGAATTGTCTTTTCCTGCTGATTTATATCTTGAAGGTGTAGATCAACATAGAGGATGGTTCCAAAGTTCTTTATTAACAAGCTTGGTTGTTGAAAAAGAACCAGCAATGAAAAATATTATGACTCATGGATTTATAGTAGACTCCAAAGGCCAAAAAATGTCCAAATCTCTTGGTAATGTTGTACTTCCTGAAGATATAATTAAGAAAATTGGGACTGATGGCTTAAGATTATGGGTAGCAAGTATAGGTCCTGATAGTGATCCTATAGTTTCTGATGTATTGCTTCAAAATGTTTCAGAGGTATATCGTAAGGTAAGAAATACTTGTCGATTCTTATTATCTAATTTATATGATTTTGATATAGAAAAAGATGCAGTTGCTATAGATAAATTAATGCCTATAGATCATTATGCAATGGAAGAGTTGGAGCGTTTTAATACTAAAATGATTCAAAATTATTTTGAATATAATTTTACTGGAGTTTTTCATGGTCTTGCTCAATATTTTCCTGTAGAGTTAAGTGCATTTTATTTAGATATAGTTAAAGATAGGCTATATGTTGAAAAATTTGATAGTTTTGAAAGAAGATCAGCTCAAACTGTTTTATGGTATATATTAGATACTGTAACTAAGCTTATGGCGCCTATAATGTCATTTACAGCTGAACTTATTTCTGATCATTATCAATATAATAAAGAGCAATCCATACATTTACAATCTTTTGTAGATCCTGTTAAATTGCATAAATTAGTTTATCCAGACTCTGCTGTAGTGGCTGATAAAGAGCTGTTTTCTGATTTGAATAATGATATTCAAGAGCATTTTAAATGTAATACAGAAAATGCTATTAAATGGTCGGAATTGAAAGATATAAGATCTCTGATATTAAAAGCAATTGAAATTCAAAGAGAGAAAGGGTTGATTAAGCATTCTCTAGAGGCTAAAGTGACTCTATTTATTGACTTAGACCATTATAAAGAAGTAAAAGAATTGTTTGAGGATATTGAAAATAGAGGATTCTGTTTATCTCAATTTTTAAGAGAGTTTTTGATAGTTTCTCAAGTAGAACTTTTATCAAAATCTTTAGATAAAGTTTTAGAAAATGGTTTAAATATAAAAGTAGAACAAGCAAATGGGGTTAAATGTCCTAGATGCTGGCAATGGAATTGCGATAATAATCCTGAAAATTTATGTAATAGATGTTATTTAGTTCTTAATAGATAA